CCAATTCAAAGTCGGTATTTATCTGTTTGATGTTCAGGATTAGATGTTTCCCATCGCCTAGCCCAGGCTGGAATCTAAATCCCCAGATAGTATTCGACGCATTTTAgtttttcgatttttatttaaGAATTTTCTCAGTCTATATAAAAGCATATATACTTCTTCTCATATATACGTTATAACACTATCGTTATTAAATGTAGTTTCATTATGTTAGAactcaaataaaaaaaaaggttttctCATTTATAATGTATCATAGGCGATACTCATCGAGTGCTGGCTTCGTTCTGGGTGTTATTTTTGGAAAGGACTTGGTCTTGATCTCGGTCTGGGTTTGGACATGGGTAGGCTGATCTAGGAGTTTTTTCTTGGGGCGGGCGGGTACCGGGTGGTTGTCTTGCAATGACTAAGATTTAATTAAGATtacatttattaaattataattataagtaTTACTTTATGCCATCTTAGCGGTTTGTCCTGTTTGTTGTGTGTTGAATTGTTATGCCTACGCGTGGTTACCTTCCGATCCACTTGGTTCTATTGATCCTGGGGCAGAACGCCATCCTCTTCTCCACAGTCCTGCCCTTCATATTCATCGTatgcttttgtgtgtgtcATTTCGTTCTGCTCCATTTACAACTAAGGATACCACTAACTACGATCGTAATATTAAGACGCTGCCAAGGCGTAGCAGTGGTGCGATGGTCGGTAGGGTTtgtggtgctggtgctggtgcggGTGGTGCGGTGCGGTGTTGAGTTGGAGTTGAGTTGGTTAAGGCAAGGTGGTAGATGTAAAGCTCTTACTATTCCTAGTTCTCCTTCGATTCGCTGCTCTCCTCCGACTCCTTGGACTCCGAGGACTCATCGACCTTGGACTCGGACTTGTCAGACTTTTCCTCCGACGACTTTTTGGGCTCGGCCGACGGTGCCTGGGCAATGGGCTTGGCAATGGCCTCCTCGCCCTTGACCACGGGCTCGGCAGCTGGTGCTTCGTCGATCTTCTTGGCCTCGGGCacggcagcaggggcagcggcggcggctggCTCTGGTGCTGCTGTCTCCTCCGTCTTCTTCTGTTCTGGCAGGGCCTTGGCAGCGATATCAGCGGCTGGCTGTTCCTTCTCCTGCTCCTTGACGGCCTCCGTCACCTTGGTGGCACCGGCCGGAGCAAGTGGGGCATTGGTCTTTAGGACGGGAGCGGACTCGGCAACGGTTTCGGTGCTCTTCTGCTGGTCAACTGGCTTGGGGGCCTCACCGGACTTGGCCTGGGCAGCCTGGGCGGCAGGAgaagcagccgcagcagcggGGGACGACTCGATGGACTTCTTCTCGGGAGCAATCACCTGGATGTTGGAGTCCGACTTGGGGGCTTCAGGAGCGGCGGTGGGTGTGGCTTCAGCGGCCTTGGTTGGCTCCTCGGGAACAGCAGCGTCCTTCTTGGCATCCTTCTGTTCGATTTCGTTGATCCTCTCCTGGCGGGCGGGCTGCTCGGGTACGGGTGTCTCTTTCTCGGCGGCAACTACGGCGGGAATCGCTGGCTCCTCGGCGGACTTGGCATCGATCTTGGGCTCCTGGGGCTTGACCTCGTCGACAACTTGCTTCTGCACCTCGGCATTGGCGGCTGGGGCTTCGGGGGCCTGTTCGATGGCCTTGGTGGCCTGGGGCTGAGCCTCGACAGCGGGTTCCGCCTCCGTGCGGGCAGTCTTCTCCTGCTTCTTCTCGGCCTCAACGGGAGCGTTCTCCTGGGCGGGCTTGGC
The Drosophila mauritiana strain mau12 chromosome X, ASM438214v1, whole genome shotgun sequence DNA segment above includes these coding regions:
- the LOC117147432 gene encoding protein bangles and beads produces the protein MKCQLLFVATVCLASVWALPVPDEEVAIQPDSGTKAELLTKTVLPTAVEPAPLKPEAEKPAETKTIEAKAAVPEQPAPITPAAEPAKEINSVELKSSAPDVETAPAIPEKKTLPEEAKPAQENAPVEAEKKQEKTARTEAEPAVEAQPQATKAIEQAPEAPAANAEVQKQVVDEVKPQEPKIDAKSAEEPAIPAVVAAEKETPVPEQPARQERINEIEQKDAKKDAAVPEEPTKAAEATPTAAPEAPKSDSNIQVIAPEKKSIESSPAAAAASPAAQAAQAKSGEAPKPVDQQKSTETVAESAPVLKTNAPLAPAGATKVTEAVKEQEKEQPAADIAAKALPEQKKTEETAAPEPAAAAAPAAVPEAKKIDEAPAAEPVVKGEEAIAKPIAQAPSAEPKKSSEEKSDKSESKVDESSESKESEESSESKEN